The genomic DNA AGAATCACCACAAATCACCATGTAAATCACCGCAGCACACCTTACTCCATAATTAAGAATAGATGATTAATTCAGGGTTTCATACCATATTTCTTGCAATATTTTCTGTCCGTTTTTATCATTCtaaatcttttgtttttctaaattttaaagttACATGGAGTCAATTCTAAGTCAGTCAAAACAGTTTAAGCTGacttatatttacatgctttatTCTTATTAAactactttaaaactaaatgtaAAATTATGTTAATATTCCCACATGAGGAGAATAAGACCAAAGCATCTTGCTTTGAGTCATTTTAATTGTTGTAACCTTTGGATTCATGTGTGATTGACTTCATTTTCAGGTTTAGTGTCTGATTACTTTAAATGGAACATAAATATAGCGGGAATATTTTTGTGTCTTTAgaagttctgtttttttaaattaatggcCAAAGGACATTCAGTAATCCTACAAACGTCactactgtttagttttctgtcttcatttatgtctgaagtgatagcagagctttacattttcatttttcagaaatccctcagaacatggtatattatatttaaatggaAACTAACACTGTGATAACTTCTAACCCTGTTAAACTTCATAattcctgttttcatggatgccttaatgttaaacttaattgttacacctggtagagcagctaGATCGATCATTTTatgaaagatgaaagaatttagacagtttgtaactctcagtgacgCTGCAGGGTTAGTTTGACTTTGAGAACTGAAGAggagtttggacccagaaacAGCTATGTCACGGCCGGGTGTGCCGGTGTGTTTTTGGAacaggacccaaaagcagatgcTGACAGAGGAGTTGCAGGTTTTAACAAAAAGCAAGCCTTTATTCCGGCTGATAACAGTAGcaacataaaactatgaataaactgtgaaaaaactataaccaaaatgtgaacactatGACAACTATGGAAGACTATGACTTCTGTGGAGAGATTAACAGATGACCTGACAatggctgtgtccaaattcaggggaaggatgctcagAAGGATCCTACCTACGTCATATAGGTAGGATCCTTCGTCGGCCGGTGTCCGGGTAGGACGGAAGTGAGCATCTGTGAAATTGGACAGCCTTCTAGCCTTCATTTAAGTCCGCCTTTACTTCCGTTTTTTTCCGCTCGCTAACGCCACAGCACGAAAACTGAAAAATGGACAGAGAAAAGGTGCTCCGTGTGTTGTGTACCATTTTAATTTGGAGGAGATACAACACCGGTTTCAACGTCGCCGGCATGTTTGGTACCttaggctcatcagagacaatcatacagtcaggtccataaatattgggacatcgacacaattctaacatttttggctctatacaccaccacaatggattccaaatgaaacgaacaagacatgctttaactgcagagtgtcagcttttatttgagggtatttacatccaaatcaggtgaacggtgtaggaattacaacagtttgcaaatgtgcctcccacttcttgagggaccaaaagtaatgggacagaataagaaccataaatcaaacattcattttttaatacttggttgcaaatcctttacagtcaatcacagcctgaagtctggaacacatagacatcaccagacgccgggtttcatccctggtgatgctctgccaggcctctactgcaacagtcttcagttcctgcttgttcttggggcattttcccttcagttttgtcttcagcaagtgaaatacatgctcaatcggattcaggtcaggtgattgacttggccattgcaaaacagtccacttctttcccttcaaaaactctttggttgcttttgcagtatgctttgggtcgttgtccacctgcactgtgaagcgccgtccaatgagttttgaagcatttgtctgaatatgagcagataatattgcacgaaacacttcagaattcattgtgctgcttttgtcagcagtcacatcatcaataaatacaagagaaccagttccactggcagccatacatgcccacgccatgacacttagaccacaatgcttcactgatgaggtggtatgcttaggatcatgagcagttcctttccttctccatactcttctcttcccatcactctggtacaagttgatgttggtctcatctgtccataggatgttgttccagaactgcgacggctttttcagatgtcgtttggcaaactctaatctggcctgcctgtttttggggctcaccaaaggtttacatcttgtggtgaaccctctgtattcacactggtggagtcttctcttgattgttgactctgacgcacatacacctgcctcctagagagtgttcttgatctggccaactgttgtgaagggtgttttcttcaccagggaaaggattctttggtcatccaccacagttgtgttccgtggtcttcctagtcttttggtgttgctgagctcaccagtgcgttccttcttttttgggaatgttctaaacagttgttttggccacgcctgatgtttttgcaatctctctgatgggtttgttttgtttttttcagcctaatgatggcttgcttcactggtagtgacagctctttggatctcatcctggcagttgacagcaacaggttcaaaaagcaaacagcacacttgaaatgaactctggaccttttatttgttcattgtaattggggtaatgagggaataacacacacctggccatggaacagctgagaagccaattgtcccattacttttggtccctcaagaagtgggaggcacatatacaaactgtcataattcctacaccgttcacctgatttgaatgtaaataccctcaaataaaagctggcagtctgcagttaaagcatgtcttgtttgtttcatttggaatccattgtggttgtgtatagagccaaaaatgttagaattgtgtcgatgtcccaatatttatggacctgactgtatatccaggtaaaattattttctttaatctaCATGCATTTAGTAATTACTTAGCTAGTTTCATGGATAATTTCAGTGACTGAATTATTGCCGGTCACTCTTATACATTTACTGTACTATAtgtattatataaaatataaaatatataaactaaatcTCTTTGAAACTTATAGAATCGAATCTTTGGTTCCGttttttacatagcactttatcaaactgttgtctgctacagagttacaagtaCTGTACTAGTAGTAATATAGCATCCACCATCTtctgcttgcatatttctgaaaacatcttagtggtgtggcagccGTCGATTGAGCCAGCCCTGCCaaccctgtggatggacgatgcagtggacagtgggagtAAGCAGctctctttgcagaccaccctgtgtgattctACCAGAAAAGACAAAGCGCAGGTCTCAGTTGCGGCACCCCATCCACGTCTGATCTTGCTTTGGCAGATCcagcaacactgccagacaattcctgtaatctattacagttgttaaagaaacggtccaggaacaggtcactcaggttaatcctgtgtgaacaactgtaaatattgtttttccttctcttaATATTGTTGGCGTATTAGAAatattgtttaatttttattgttatttactttgtCATTAAATAAATATCCATTCAAAATTGTTCAAAGTTAGCATTATGCTCATACATGTTACAAATACCTGTAAATACAAGTACATTGACAATTATTGTTTGTTGTATTCAATTTATTCATAACATAAAACTTTTAAACTAACACAACACACATTACAACgtaacaaatatatatttaaataaatacatttcttaaTGCATAACTCATTTTGGAACTAATCTTTCAAGAAttgaaaacagtctgtccatcctTTTCCTGCTCTCCTGCGCTCTCcctgtctcttttcctctttctcccggTTTTGGGTGGCTGACTCACTTCCTCATCGCTttttggtcacccactgctgtgcttggccctggagtgtcctaTCAAGAAGATAATTCATACAAAGTATGTATGCGTGTTAAGTTATCCCATTTCTTTCTGGCCTGCAAGGGGGTGACATTCCCCTGCAGGGCTATCTTCTCCAGAACtgtcctgatcacacacaacaaataagagaagagagaaaacccaTGGCAACTATGTTAATCCCTAAATCCAGAAATTTTCAAAGCAGAACACAAGAGGAATACCGTCTGGACATCACAAGTTCTGTGCAGCATGAGGGTTAATAAAACTGTACTCATATTAATATGTTGtgtaaatttatttattcatgtaccTCCATTCCACATTAGCCGAATTCTTCaccccagtgaagaggtgatcACTATCTCCTCATTTTAACAACCTATCACAAAAAGTTTAATTCGCAAAAATCAAGACAAACTATGACCACAGTTTGGTCAAcggagacaaaacaaaacaaaacaaaacaaaacaaaacaaaacaaaacaaaacaaaacaaaacaaaacaaaacaaaacaaaaaaacggaGCCAAAAGTCAAGAGAACATCACAAAAATGCAcagagaagctccagaggacGACCCGGAGGTTGGCAACACAATACAGTGGTCCCttgctataacgcggttcacttTTTGCAGCCTTGCTGTTTTGCTGATTTTTGttggtgcaattttgcatgctttttttttttttttttttttaaaaacagcacatTGTGTTCTTCGTCCTGATCGGCTGTAGATCAGTGTCAATCAATCTcctccgtgtctcctgtacagtacagaatgcatttcgcttgtcaaatttacataaatcttcgatcgctagcagtatgactctgaagtgctgtactgtacgtttgtaagttttctccacaacaacacaaaacgttttgcaccgtcaaggGCACGtgcggtagcacccaaaaggcagaggaagatggtgACCAccgcacaaaaagttggacttctaccttcctttaggaTGTCCAGAaattaccgtatttttcggaccataaggtagACCGCATTATGAGgcgcattaagcaaaacaaaacagtcagataagtcaaactttattcaactcattcttcttacttcctccacttccgtaccattgattcattaatgttgaattctcttgcagctgctctattcgcatgttgttgcagtatattaatgactaacctcgtattgtggatggattctGCTGATgaatcactgctgtttagttttctgtcttcatttatgttttaactgttttgagaaatctctcagtcagaacatggtacatcatgtttaggtggaaactagcgagctaactccctgctaacttctaactgtaataaattctgttttcatggatgcctggatattaaacttaattgttacacccggtaaagcagcaacactgatcattttattaaggataaaagaatttagacagtttttaactctcagtgttcgtttgactttgggcaCAAGACTTTTGAGTTTTGCACCcagaggctcctgactacagtagccGTGATGTTCCAATAATATATCAAGCGGTGtggcttcatagcttaccaaagttgtaatagaacatttttttttacagatttttgagcgccgtgtactaCATAAAATCGGTTGGAGATCAGTAAGCACAatcagaattcatacataaggtgcaccggattataaggtgcactgtcaatttttgagaaaattaaaggattttaagtgcgccttatagtgcggaaaatacggtatACAGTTCAAACTCCTTCATTGTTTGCATTTTTCTAAAACAAAGCTAGGCATTGCTTTTCCATCTGTTTCCTCATTGTGTGATAAATGCAAAGCAATGGAAGGAACCCTTGGCCGCCTTTTCTGGCCCTGCCCTACAATCAGGAGTTTCTGGGCAaagatatttaatatatatacaGAAAAccatatatatattaaatatatattatgaCCTAAAATTAAAGCCAGATTGTATACTTACAGTGCTAAGCTGCTGCCTAACCTCATTGGCACTTGGACATCCTCTTCAGAAAGCCTTAATATTTGGTATGATTGTAGCTAAAAGACTTATTCTTAGAGCCTGGAAATCACCATCTCCTTTCTTGTTTAGGCTCTGGCTATGTGAGATGATTGCATGTTTGTATATTGAAGAGGTTCGTTATCGTCTGGCTGACAAGCATTTTAAATTTGTCTAAATCTGGGGTCCTTTTCTGAATCATATTATCGGGGATTCAACACAATCTTTAACCCATTTGACtgcactttgtgtttatgtgaaaCCACACTTCTGCCACACCCTGATTCCTTCCTGGACTTGTTCCCCACATCTTTTGGACTTTGTGAACTCTCTGTTTCCCTGTTTAACTTCACACAGAAGATCATTTTCTTTGGACACTAGCATTTTTCTTGAACTTTTGATTTGAACTGGCTAACCGGGGTTTTTTCCCCTTGTTTTCCTgttctggttttttttgtttgtttgttttttcatttttgtctttcttgcTGTGCTTGGatgttattgtttattaattttctttcctttgtctGGTGTGATTTTATGTAATCTTGCCCTTAAAGtcttataaataaacataaaaaattgcAAAACCCTTAGCTATGTATTTAATAAAACCtgtgtaactttgctctgcttcagttcagcatcaggtaatgttcatatgttaatTCAGGGCAGATGTGAAAAGTTTTTCTTACTGGAACTGTGGAAGCAGGCTGGGCTCTGGAGGAATCTCTCtgaaggcacacacacacagcaaggcCTGAAAGGCGCTGACTTATTTTCATCATTCGCATGTCACATTACTGAATCCACGCGCTCTCCTAAAGTGCCCTCTGCTGCTGGCGCATGAGTCTTCCACACTTTGCAGAGTTTTGACTACATTCACCTGATATGAGCTGTTATTATTTGGATTCTGAAGTTTTACAAAGCGATGTAAACAAGCTCATCAAATATGCTGAATTTCTCTCAAGCTAATGAAGGCCAGCGTTATGATGAAGCTGATATTTACATGCGTCAGAAGTAACCCGAAAACACCTTTTATATGTGCCCTCAGCAGATCAGCTCATTCATGATAAGGAAGATTTAAGTGAGACATATTATAGAATACTGTGCAAGCCtttaatttctttatgttttgcttccaaggagccaaacTTTGTCATTTTTCAAAATGACCTTGAACAATAATCCTACAGGCTTTCTGAAAGTCTTTCAAAGGGTGTTTtgtggacattggctgctttttcactcattttcagtccaatcCTTGTGTCTGACCTGAGGAATGTTTTTCCGTTAGTATTTTTAGACAATTTATTGTTAGCAGCCTGTTCCAAAAGCACGTCTCTTCAAATTTATTGGATGCATTGTGTACTGTGTGTCCTTATGAAAAGGACAGAAGAGGAATTAGCAggtttttaaaaactatttacaacagTATATGAAAGTCATGTCCCTaataaatatgaagaaaatCTAGCAAAGACCTGAGagatctggcccttcagtttaTCCAgctgctgttcactgaagcctcatcagaaaaagTCTTAGTGGAAGGGAGGCTGTCAAGAAACCATTTTTAAGGAAGGGAGATGAGAAGAATGGGTTGAGGCATGCcagattacacaagaactgcaaTGAAACCAGTCCATGTCTTATGCAGTGGCAGATCCAAATTCtaaatttttggttcaaatgaTGAGTGATTTATATATGACGCTTTTTTCTTCTCCAAGCACtcaaaagtgctttatacaacctGTCTCATTCACCTGTGGCTGTCACTGTGTACAGAGGTCGAGAGGGGGGTACAACAGTGTCTATATGGTGTATCTCTGTCATGGCTTGAAGCTGCATTTTATGCTACGTTTACACTAATCCGGATGAATTTGAAAACTGCGTTTTCGTCTAAAAACACTCAGTGTCCACACTATCATTTTCAATCGTTTCCGAACAGTTGTTCATCCACAATGAAACGACTAAAACCGGTTATGTTCCTGTATTGTGCATCCATGAAAAGTAAGATGATTCGACCTGcatcatttctgtctgctgtttagACTCTTTGAAACAtcgcggcaaaatgttgaggaaaagcaccaagttttttaaatggactgacAATGAAGTGGCGTTGTTGCTGCgattaacacaaaagtacaaagttgcaaaagcgagtgagacataaagaatttgaagaaaagctatctggagcatgtacagactgatattaatctttaatagggctgtcaaaattgagagcaaactaaacaactgctgtataatgccctccactatctttgtttaattggtcacatgactgcatcatatgactaaaatgtgtcattgtTTTCGTAAAGCCTCCGGgttgctgtccacactgcgacacAAAAACAACGTTCTCAAATGTATCTGCTTTGGAGAGCTTTTTCAAAAAGTTCTGTTTACCTTGACCAAAAACGTCGTCTGAGTGTGGAAAgaaggccaaaacagagagaaaaagatgcgttttcaaacgaaaatgCATTAGTGTGGACACGGCCTTAACCTATTGCACCTCTGCACCTGTGAACATTAAATAATACAAAccacttaaatgttttttttatttcatgacgaaaaaccaaacaaacatgtCTTTCCTATTAAAAATTTCATTTAGGTAAATAGCACTATAGGCCCAAGAAAGAATGTATGATTCTGAGGcgaaaaacatttttctatgcAGGAATTGTGTAGACTTGCAGTGTTGTATTTGGTCACAGTCAGGTCATATATATTTGAGGATGAGCTTCTTGGTGAGAGTGTATTTGGGCTGCGGCATTTGTTTGTGGGATGAATACACTCCTTTGCTGATCTCCCTGTTCACACGTGTCAGGACAGTGAGGATATCATCCATCTCCTTACTGCAAGGacaacatgagaataaaaaaggaCACATTTTGAATAGTTGGAAAATTTTAACAAAACACCCAACTCATGTCAACACCATGTCTGAAAGCACCAAAATTGATTTGATGCATTTGATTTGTCTTTGTGTAAAAATGAGTAATTTTGAAACAGTTAAAACCGTGCTTTTTGTAAAACTCAAAGCTCAAGGTCTTCACTTCAATCACATCATGATTGTGTGAAAATTTATTGAGGGGTtctacaaaggaaaaactactacATTTGTGTCTTTGTCCAAAATTCTATGGACCTAACTGGATGTAAcagaaattacatttaaaaaatctacTTTGTAGGAAACTACTGCACTATGACCTGGTCTGCCATAAAGAAACTAATCATTTTAACTCAACTTTTTGCTGCTATTTCCAGCTGCCTGCACAGCTCCTGGATGTAGATCGATCCTGTAGCTGTGTTTCTAAATGACACAAACTCCTCCACAGTGGCCATGCCGATCAGAAAGTCTGCTAGTTCAGGCACTAGCACTGCCTCGTCAGGGATTGAGGCGTCAGCTTGCCATGCttctttgttttggttctcGTCCTCTCTGCTGCTGGGAGGGTATCCTTTCTGCTTTCCATCACCTTGACAGGCTTGAATGAAGAAGAGTTTGGGCTTCCGTGCCAAGGTTCGGGCTCCTCCACTTGTAAAGGGCTCCGTCAGCTCTTTCAGGAGCACCCTTTCCTCATCAGTGCCAAAGACACACCCTTTTTCTCCATGTGAAAGCACGAACACCACCTTAAATCAGAGGTAGatatatgttttattatttatactaACAATACTGCTGACATTGTCGATGTAGCTGCTGTTACAATCACAGAGACATGCACTACATGGTGACATTTTGAGAAATGTGCTGATCTAAGACCTTTTTGAGAAGACAGATACCACATATCTGTACAGTAAATGTGAAACAATAGCTGAAAAAAACCTGAAATGTAATATTGATAAGTTATGGTTTTATGGTAAAGTATTTATAGGTTATGTTTATGGTAAGAGCCTCAGAGCTTACAGCTTGTATTCTGTATGGCTGTGGTGCCAGTCTTCTCAGATAACTCTTATTTCAAACTAAATTTCAAAATAAgtgtaaatgtataaaatgcATGAAGTACTACAACTCTGAAGGTGTGTCACTACGCACCAAGGCATCATGATCTGAAAAATTAATCGAGCCAAgattatttatttcctttttcatgTTATCCGCAGTCAGGTTGTGGTGTATCTTCACTTGAAAACCTAAGCGAGTGAACACTTTTGTCAGAGCATCTGTGTCAAAtagaaaagaagcaaaagaaGGGTTATAAGTAGATTACATGGTCATGGCATATGTATATGTGCATTAATTGGTACCGGGCTCAGGAGCGTCCAGATAAAACAGTCATAcataggctgtgtcccaatccagcgaccgcacgcTTTGTAGTGCGCATTTGGAGACcaattacgttacagcgacacgacgacggctgtcccaattcgaagtgtactccaaatgcggtcgacaaatgcgccgtcgatttccccaaatttgaagtGTGGTACGgtgtagctgtgtcccaaaatgtAGGCTGCGTCCTCCGGAGGTCGCattttaagttttaatattactcttattaatcttctgggtcacaaaataaacttttaacatattttcaggcgagaaagtagccgtgtaaactttaaatatctgcttggtttatcaagacatcgcatatttgcaaaagtgcgccgatgttttcggagatgtctgtaATCCACCCGCTTGATAGCTTGCCagggggttcaatggtcactcgaCCCAGCAAGAGCAGtggactcccggcttcatcgttttcagaatcccgctgtctttcgctactcaggttaaacatgatatataagtcacttaaaaatgttattgtttggcttttttcggtgttttatttgttccggagcaaatcggtttggctgagatcgaAGTTATTAGCTTAGATTAGATGAAATAAagctttattaatccatcgggtgggttcctccgggattttcacacagctgaataaacgtctgtcaatagaaaattgtcagtataatcttttaataatataagtttgcatatgatagACTACTACATGATGA from Pelmatolapia mariae isolate MD_Pm_ZW linkage group LG18, Pm_UMD_F_2, whole genome shotgun sequence includes the following:
- the LOC134617221 gene encoding caspase-8-like, with translation MRPPEDAAYILGHSYTVPHFKFGEIDGAFVDRIWSTLRIGTAVVVSLFDTDALTKVFTRLGFQVKIHHNLTADNMKKEINNLGSINFSDHDALVVFVLSHGEKGCVFGTDEERVLLKELTEPFTSGGARTLARKPKLFFIQACQGDGKQKGYPPSSREDENQNKEAWQADASIPDEAVLVPELADFLIGMATVEEFVSFRNTATGSIYIQELCRQLEIGCPCSKEMDDILTVLTRVNREISKGVYSSHKQMPQPKYTLTKKLILKYI